The following are from one region of the Denitrobacterium detoxificans genome:
- a CDS encoding sulfite exporter TauE/SafE family protein, with protein MPLLATFAISVFVGVIVGVLSGMLGIGGGTIIVPLLRLGYGLQAIQATATSLFTIIPTSIAGVITHVRNRTCLVPVGLAAGLGGACTSPVGVWLASVSPSWLIMLVAAGVIVYSASRMLAKGLRKPKASVRKVDAVSQDARGPESSDDAISPRRRILVGASVGLAAGVLSGYVGVGGGFIMVPLFLAYAGVSMRQASGTSLLAVAILSVPGAATQYLLGNVQVLAGLALAVGSIPGAVLGAQLARRIPDRVLRLIFGGMLMLMAIMLAVNEIVSLGN; from the coding sequence GTGCCCCTTTTGGCGACGTTTGCCATATCCGTTTTCGTTGGGGTCATCGTAGGCGTCCTTTCGGGGATGCTTGGCATAGGCGGGGGAACGATCATCGTTCCCCTGCTTCGTTTGGGCTACGGCCTGCAGGCCATTCAGGCTACCGCCACTTCGCTCTTCACCATCATCCCTACGTCGATTGCCGGCGTGATTACGCATGTTCGCAACCGCACGTGCCTGGTGCCCGTGGGGTTGGCGGCTGGCTTGGGCGGTGCCTGCACGAGCCCTGTGGGCGTGTGGCTTGCAAGCGTATCGCCGTCGTGGCTTATCATGCTGGTGGCGGCTGGCGTTATCGTCTACAGTGCATCTCGCATGCTCGCAAAGGGCCTGCGCAAGCCCAAGGCGTCCGTGCGCAAGGTCGATGCGGTATCGCAGGATGCTCGCGGCCCTGAATCGAGCGATGATGCCATATCCCCTCGTCGTCGCATCCTGGTGGGAGCTAGCGTTGGTCTTGCCGCCGGCGTGCTGAGTGGTTACGTGGGCGTGGGCGGCGGCTTTATCATGGTGCCGCTGTTTCTAGCCTATGCGGGTGTTTCCATGCGCCAGGCGTCGGGCACGTCGCTTCTGGCCGTGGCTATCCTGTCCGTTCCCGGTGCGGCCACGCAATACCTGCTGGGAAACGTGCAAGTGCTTGCGGGCCTCGCCCTGGCCGTGGGGTCTATTCCCGGTGCCGTATTGGGTGCTCAGCTTGCGCGTCGCATTCCCGACCGCGTGCTGCGTCTTATCTTTGGCGGTATGTTGATGCTTATGGCCATCATGCTCGCCGTGAACGAGATCGTCTCTTTGGGCAATTAG
- a CDS encoding GAF domain-containing sensor histidine kinase, producing MFSHVSRHTQYLLAEAAFAFVAVIAAVCMIVMVIDPMRNMQLMVAVGTIFTISLIILIRLWLDPDRIRAVQSNAVLKLASKMAASMSGGLNQTSAQEICEALLPATSAIAVAITDERVIIGYAGSGKEYNKQGSPIRTVATHATIDDGKMRVLHSSSEIGFPEDHHIINAGIVAPLIVSGKAVGTLKFYYPRPRNINETQQSIAAGFAELLSTQVAASALEEQKKLATSMELKALQSQINPHFLFNIINTIASFVRTDPDKARVLLREFATFYRRTLEDASDLIPLSREIDQTQRYLTFEIARFGEERLQMESDIPASLSGKLVPAFMVQPLVENSVKHAMPARGTLHISVKAWSEGDDLLISIVDDGVGMSEDKRRNIAAPGSSTGLGIAVRNINERILGYFGPDSYMDVQSEEGKGTTVTLFLKDCCKGLNNPS from the coding sequence ATGTTCTCGCATGTTTCCCGTCATACTCAATACTTGCTGGCGGAAGCCGCATTCGCCTTTGTCGCGGTTATTGCGGCAGTGTGTATGATCGTGATGGTCATCGACCCCATGCGCAACATGCAGCTCATGGTGGCTGTGGGCACCATTTTCACCATCAGCCTCATCATTCTTATTCGCCTCTGGCTCGACCCCGACCGCATTCGCGCCGTGCAGAGCAACGCCGTGCTGAAGCTGGCCAGCAAGATGGCTGCTAGTATGTCGGGTGGCCTGAACCAGACAAGCGCTCAGGAGATTTGCGAGGCTCTGCTGCCTGCCACCAGCGCCATTGCCGTGGCCATTACCGACGAGCGCGTGATTATCGGCTACGCAGGTAGCGGCAAGGAATACAACAAGCAGGGATCGCCCATTCGAACGGTTGCCACGCATGCCACCATCGACGATGGAAAGATGCGCGTGCTTCATTCCTCGAGCGAAATTGGCTTTCCCGAAGACCATCACATCATCAACGCGGGCATCGTGGCCCCGCTCATCGTGAGCGGCAAGGCCGTGGGCACGCTGAAGTTCTACTACCCGCGCCCGCGCAATATCAACGAGACGCAGCAGTCCATCGCCGCGGGCTTTGCCGAACTGCTTTCCACGCAGGTTGCGGCGTCGGCGCTGGAGGAGCAGAAGAAGCTCGCCACGTCGATGGAACTAAAGGCACTGCAGAGCCAGATCAACCCGCATTTCCTGTTCAACATCATCAATACCATCGCGTCGTTCGTGCGCACCGATCCCGACAAGGCGCGCGTGCTGCTGCGCGAATTTGCCACATTCTACCGTCGCACGCTCGAAGATGCGTCCGACCTTATCCCCCTGTCGCGCGAAATCGATCAGACGCAGCGTTACCTGACGTTCGAGATTGCGCGTTTCGGCGAGGAGCGCCTGCAGATGGAATCCGATATCCCCGCTTCGCTTTCCGGCAAGCTCGTTCCTGCGTTCATGGTGCAGCCCCTGGTGGAGAACTCGGTTAAGCATGCCATGCCCGCGCGCGGCACGCTGCATATTTCCGTGAAGGCATGGAGCGAGGGCGATGATTTGCTCATATCGATTGTGGATGACGGCGTGGGTATGAGCGAGGACAAGCGCCGCAACATTGCCGCCCCCGGTTCTTCCACGGGTTTGGGCATTGCCGTGCGCAATATCAACGAACGCATCTTGGGCTACTTCGGTCCCGATTCCTACATGGACGTGCAGAGCGAAGAGGGCAAGGGAACTACGGTGACCCTGTTCTTGAAGGATTGCTGCAAAGGATTGAATAACCCCAGTTAG
- a CDS encoding LytR/AlgR family response regulator transcription factor has product MLKAIIVDDEAPARSELKFLLDELGQTEVVAEAASVREAIEKLKDYPCDVMFLDISMPEASGLQLADALQHLKFPPAVVFVTAYSEFAIDAFKVNAIDYLVKPVETERLSQAIARVKEHVALHAKVQKLERIPVEKGGKKILIGIDSIRYVMARDDYAYLQTDTDKYFSTVSLAQLEKRLDGHGFFRVHRGYLVNLSQVAEVESVSGGTLLLTLDGCEEKVPVSRRRVSSLKKALGL; this is encoded by the coding sequence GTGCTGAAAGCTATTATCGTTGATGACGAAGCTCCTGCTCGTTCAGAGCTTAAGTTCCTGCTCGATGAGCTCGGCCAGACGGAAGTCGTTGCCGAGGCTGCCAGCGTGCGCGAAGCTATCGAGAAGCTGAAGGACTATCCCTGCGATGTCATGTTCCTCGACATCAGTATGCCGGAGGCAAGCGGCCTGCAGCTGGCCGACGCCCTGCAGCATCTGAAGTTCCCGCCGGCCGTGGTGTTCGTTACCGCGTACAGCGAGTTCGCCATCGATGCCTTCAAGGTCAATGCCATCGATTACCTGGTAAAGCCCGTGGAAACCGAGCGCCTGTCTCAGGCAATCGCCCGCGTGAAGGAACATGTGGCGCTGCATGCCAAGGTTCAGAAGCTCGAGCGCATCCCCGTGGAAAAGGGCGGCAAGAAGATTCTCATCGGCATCGACAGCATCCGCTATGTCATGGCGCGCGACGATTACGCGTACCTGCAGACCGATACCGACAAGTACTTCAGCACCGTGAGCCTGGCCCAGCTGGAAAAGCGCCTCGATGGTCATGGATTCTTCCGCGTGCATCGCGGCTATCTGGTCAACCTTTCCCAGGTGGCGGAAGTCGAGTCCGTTTCCGGCGGCACGCTGCTGCTCACGCTCGATGGCTGTGAGGAAAAGGTTCCCGTTTCCCGCCGCCGTGTGTCTTCCCTGAAGAAAGCTCTGGGCCTGTAG
- a CDS encoding DUF6591 domain-containing protein: MNAGIRIRSVFAACVVVAALVVGACMTGCSGSGSQQSNSSSTTQEQKSEFVGYWQLDSGKVKGTTYTSDQISQARKQNGFNYVMVVNADGTGSVTSSEDDPFKWTESDGLATIKSSEADDDWSAVAQMEDGKLSFQMGSDTLLFTPVDESTYKTAYDALMNSSSSSSSSSSSSGSSSSSSSSSDSEVTPELKSFLDEYEAFIDEYVDFMKEYKSSGNVSSLLSKYSSIMSRYSSFMEKYNAIDKDSLSTADAAYYAEVSARVTQKLAEVM; the protein is encoded by the coding sequence ATGAACGCAGGGATAAGAATTCGCAGCGTGTTTGCCGCGTGCGTGGTGGTTGCTGCGCTCGTGGTTGGAGCGTGCATGACTGGTTGCTCGGGGTCTGGATCGCAGCAGTCGAATTCGTCTTCGACTACTCAGGAGCAGAAGAGCGAGTTCGTGGGCTATTGGCAGCTTGATTCGGGAAAGGTGAAGGGGACGACCTATACGTCGGATCAGATTTCTCAGGCGCGGAAGCAGAATGGTTTCAATTACGTGATGGTTGTGAATGCCGATGGTACGGGTTCCGTCACTTCGTCGGAGGATGACCCGTTCAAGTGGACGGAATCGGATGGGTTGGCGACAATTAAGTCTTCGGAAGCTGATGACGACTGGAGCGCAGTGGCTCAGATGGAAGATGGGAAGCTCTCTTTCCAGATGGGGTCGGATACGCTTCTTTTCACTCCCGTTGATGAATCGACGTACAAGACCGCATACGATGCCCTTATGAATTCGTCCAGTTCTTCGTCGTCCTCCTCGAGCTCGTCAGGCTCCTCCAGTTCGTCTAGCTCCTCGAGCGATAGCGAGGTAACGCCTGAACTCAAGTCCTTCCTGGACGAGTATGAGGCGTTCATTGACGAGTACGTCGACTTCATGAAGGAGTACAAGAGCTCGGGCAATGTCTCGTCGCTGCTGAGCAAGTATTCCAGCATCATGTCGAGGTACAGTTCGTTCATGGAGAAGTACAACGCTATCGATAAGGATTCGCTTTCCACTGCCGATGCGGCGTATTACGCCGAAGTGAGCGCACGCGTTACGCAGAAGCTTGCCGAAGTCATGTAG
- a CDS encoding serine/threonine protein kinase translates to MNEDSLHQDLSSYLQAREERDRYRVDAVLKESPFEITQRVYRSNPDDSEDGPYVRKIFSGEADKRQVGGTYGLLWREQQAGGEMRNLPCLYGVYDAVDSLEVLMECVGGTSLRSRILAHPERRMALTATVFPQVCDAVASLHDASVGPIIHRDITPSNVMCDGADDGRVRAVLIDFGVARVHKREATADTAHFGTAAYAAPEQYGFRQTDVRTDVYGLGALLAFCLQAHDPVWSGRGVEFRVPGVPEALAAVVRKAMAFDPDDRYQTARELKEAFLCALEGRVAPRAQQGSRVPAGVGVAWNALLLILFVAWTASIGFAWANKPLLLFGWPVGMKAFLFVVFAALFFVFPAVLVWFAADKRRLRRRFPRIDRGSTRRNVPILLVALVACLLLFGLLWWLIRALGLQ, encoded by the coding sequence ATGAACGAAGACTCTCTACATCAGGACCTAAGCAGCTACCTGCAGGCGCGTGAAGAGCGCGATCGGTATCGCGTCGATGCCGTGCTGAAGGAGTCTCCCTTCGAGATAACGCAGCGCGTATATCGTTCTAACCCCGACGATTCCGAAGATGGCCCGTATGTGCGCAAGATCTTTTCCGGCGAAGCCGATAAGCGCCAGGTGGGCGGCACGTATGGTTTGCTTTGGCGGGAGCAGCAGGCTGGCGGGGAGATGCGCAACCTGCCTTGTTTGTACGGTGTGTATGACGCTGTAGATTCCCTTGAAGTGCTTATGGAATGCGTGGGTGGCACGTCGTTGCGCTCGCGCATACTTGCGCATCCCGAGCGACGGATGGCCCTTACGGCAACGGTGTTTCCGCAGGTGTGCGATGCCGTAGCGTCCTTGCATGATGCTTCGGTGGGCCCTATCATCCATCGTGATATCACGCCTTCGAATGTCATGTGCGATGGGGCGGACGACGGTCGTGTTCGTGCCGTTCTCATTGATTTCGGCGTTGCGCGCGTTCATAAGCGGGAAGCCACCGCCGATACTGCTCACTTTGGCACGGCTGCGTATGCGGCGCCCGAGCAATACGGCTTTCGCCAGACCGACGTGCGTACCGATGTGTATGGCCTTGGGGCGTTGCTGGCGTTTTGCCTGCAAGCGCATGACCCCGTATGGTCTGGCAGGGGAGTGGAGTTTCGTGTTCCGGGGGTTCCCGAGGCGTTGGCTGCGGTGGTGAGGAAGGCGATGGCCTTCGACCCCGATGATCGCTATCAGACGGCTCGCGAGCTCAAGGAGGCGTTTCTCTGTGCGCTAGAAGGCCGCGTTGCTCCTCGAGCGCAGCAGGGTTCGCGTGTGCCTGCAGGGGTGGGTGTCGCATGGAATGCGCTGCTGCTCATTTTGTTCGTGGCCTGGACGGCGAGCATAGGATTCGCTTGGGCGAACAAACCGCTATTGCTTTTTGGTTGGCCGGTGGGGATGAAGGCGTTCCTCTTTGTAGTGTTTGCTGCGCTGTTCTTCGTCTTTCCTGCGGTACTCGTCTGGTTTGCCGCAGATAAGCGTAGGCTTCGCAGGAGGTTTCCTCGTATCGATCGTGGGTCCACGCGGAGGAATGTGCCCATCTTGCTGGTAGCACTGGTAGCGTGCCTGCTGCTGTTTGGCCTGCTCTGGTGGCTGATACGCGCCTTGGGTTTGCAATAG
- a CDS encoding phosphatase: MSTQTEPLRLACDTHTHTIFSRHAYSTIEENVRTAAERGIELLGSTDHFSDMLYLQRDIRNYQYYNNYRVWPREWHGVKLLHGAEADIVNLHGDLYGADDVFATSIDGTPVEPISMQDYVFRRCDYVVASVHNKWFARNATIGQATDMYVCALEHPKVLTLGHSGRSGIRYDIDTVLEAARVNHKLIEINEYSFTHVEKSHEMCLEILERCAETNTPIAVNTDSHISAEIGDFRYVPKLLEEMHFPRELIATRSADAFLDALRAAHIAPAEECEPIPGL, encoded by the coding sequence ATGAGCACGCAAACCGAACCTCTGCGCCTTGCATGTGACACGCATACGCACACCATCTTTTCCCGCCACGCATACTCCACCATCGAAGAAAACGTGCGCACCGCCGCAGAACGCGGCATCGAGCTGCTGGGCAGCACCGATCATTTCAGCGACATGCTGTACCTACAGCGCGACATTCGCAACTACCAGTACTACAACAACTATCGCGTATGGCCGCGCGAATGGCACGGCGTAAAACTGCTGCATGGCGCTGAAGCGGACATCGTTAACCTGCACGGCGACCTATATGGCGCCGACGACGTATTCGCCACCAGCATCGACGGCACGCCCGTAGAACCCATATCCATGCAGGACTACGTCTTCCGCCGCTGCGACTACGTGGTCGCAAGCGTTCACAACAAGTGGTTCGCACGCAACGCAACCATTGGCCAGGCAACCGATATGTACGTATGCGCCCTCGAGCACCCGAAGGTGCTCACGCTGGGTCACTCGGGCCGTTCGGGCATTCGCTACGACATCGACACCGTGCTGGAAGCCGCCCGCGTGAACCACAAGCTCATCGAGATCAACGAATACAGCTTCACGCACGTAGAGAAGTCGCACGAGATGTGCCTGGAAATCCTTGAACGCTGCGCGGAGACCAACACGCCCATCGCCGTGAACACCGATAGCCACATCTCGGCCGAAATCGGAGACTTCCGCTACGTCCCCAAGCTGCTAGAGGAGATGCACTTCCCGCGCGAGCTCATCGCCACGCGCTCGGCTGACGCGTTCCTGGACGCCCTGCGTGCCGCACATATCGCACCTGCCGAAGAGTGCGAGCCCATACCCGGGCTGTAA
- the fdhF gene encoding formate dehydrogenase subunit alpha: MEKHMAVCPYCGAGCKLNLIVENGVVVDAEGIDGVTNEGELCLKGMCGYDFINDTKILTPRILHPMIRRTKGGPLERVSWDEALDFTAKKLMAIKEEYGPDAIMTTGSSRGPGNEANYVMQKFTRACIGTNNIDNCARTCHGPSVIGLMDTLGSGAMSVSIPNMEKADCIFLFGYNPSASHPIVARRIVKAKARGAKLIVADPRVTESARIADIYMPIKNGCNLAFMNAFANVIVNDGLMDKEFVDAHTNGFDEWWKVISKYTPEYVQDITGVDPATFRRAVHMYAESPNSIIGWGMGVTQQNQGVKTVHTIAAIACITNQIGRDAAGVAPVRGQNNVQGSCDMGMWPSLFPGYQKVADPKARAKFEQAWNLPEGFLSGREGFKLTDVPHGAKSGEIRAFYNFGEDPVQTEPDSTDMIESLSKLDLFISQDIFMTQTTALADVVLPGTSWGEHDGVFSASDRTFQRFTAAVPPKGECRHDWEIFADLSTRMGYPMHYNNTKEIWDEMRELCPNFYGATYEKMEGTGHAQWPIPTLDCPGTPTLYKGGQFTTADHKAILMAHDYIKPTETPDEVYPLVLCTVREVGHYSCRSMTGNCRTLTALADEPGEIHMNPADAAARGINDQDIVQVKSRRGSVYTRAIIDDRINKGAVYMTYQWWIGKCNVLTMHQVDPLSGTPEDKHSACQVIALPDQVAAERKVTALYNEMKDFLAGEAAAQDEEVKEAQTILA; encoded by the coding sequence ATGGAAAAGCATATGGCGGTCTGCCCGTACTGCGGAGCAGGCTGCAAGCTCAATCTTATTGTCGAGAACGGTGTTGTCGTAGATGCCGAGGGCATCGACGGCGTCACCAATGAAGGCGAGCTCTGCCTGAAGGGCATGTGCGGCTACGACTTCATCAACGACACGAAGATTCTCACTCCCCGCATTCTGCACCCCATGATCCGCCGCACCAAGGGCGGTCCGCTCGAGCGCGTGAGCTGGGACGAAGCTCTCGACTTCACCGCTAAGAAGCTCATGGCCATCAAGGAAGAGTATGGCCCCGACGCCATCATGACCACCGGCTCTTCCCGCGGTCCCGGAAACGAAGCCAACTACGTCATGCAGAAGTTCACGCGCGCCTGCATCGGTACCAACAACATCGATAACTGCGCCCGTACCTGCCATGGCCCCAGCGTTATCGGCCTCATGGACACCCTGGGCTCTGGCGCCATGAGCGTGTCCATCCCGAACATGGAAAAGGCTGACTGCATCTTCCTGTTTGGCTACAACCCCAGCGCGTCGCATCCTATCGTTGCCCGCCGCATCGTGAAGGCCAAGGCCCGCGGTGCCAAGCTCATCGTCGCCGACCCGCGCGTTACCGAAAGCGCCCGCATCGCCGACATCTACATGCCCATCAAGAACGGCTGCAACCTGGCCTTCATGAACGCCTTCGCGAACGTCATCGTGAACGACGGCCTGATGGACAAGGAATTCGTTGACGCTCACACCAACGGCTTCGACGAGTGGTGGAAGGTCATCTCCAAGTACACCCCCGAATACGTACAGGACATCACAGGCGTCGACCCGGCCACGTTCCGTCGCGCCGTGCACATGTACGCCGAGTCCCCCAACTCCATCATCGGTTGGGGCATGGGCGTTACGCAGCAGAACCAGGGCGTCAAGACGGTCCATACGATTGCCGCCATCGCCTGCATCACCAACCAGATCGGCCGCGATGCCGCAGGCGTTGCTCCCGTTCGTGGCCAGAACAACGTTCAGGGCAGCTGCGACATGGGCATGTGGCCCAGCCTGTTCCCCGGCTACCAGAAGGTTGCCGACCCGAAGGCGCGCGCCAAGTTCGAGCAGGCCTGGAACCTCCCCGAGGGCTTCCTGTCCGGCCGCGAGGGCTTCAAGCTCACCGACGTGCCCCATGGCGCGAAGAGCGGCGAGATTCGTGCGTTCTACAACTTCGGCGAGGACCCGGTTCAGACCGAGCCCGATTCTACCGACATGATCGAATCGCTTAGCAAACTCGACCTGTTCATCAGCCAGGACATCTTCATGACGCAGACCACTGCTCTGGCCGACGTCGTTCTGCCCGGCACCAGCTGGGGCGAGCATGACGGCGTGTTCTCCGCCAGCGACCGTACGTTCCAGCGCTTCACCGCTGCCGTACCGCCCAAGGGCGAGTGCCGTCACGACTGGGAGATCTTTGCCGACCTGTCCACGCGCATGGGCTACCCGATGCACTACAACAACACCAAGGAGATTTGGGACGAAATGCGCGAGCTATGCCCCAACTTCTATGGCGCCACGTACGAGAAGATGGAAGGCACGGGCCATGCCCAGTGGCCTATCCCCACGCTCGACTGCCCCGGCACCCCCACGCTGTACAAGGGCGGCCAGTTCACCACGGCCGACCACAAGGCCATCCTGATGGCTCACGACTACATCAAGCCGACCGAGACGCCCGACGAGGTATATCCCCTCGTTCTGTGCACCGTTCGCGAGGTTGGTCACTACAGCTGCCGTTCCATGACGGGCAACTGCCGCACCCTCACCGCGCTCGCCGACGAGCCGGGCGAGATTCACATGAATCCTGCCGACGCAGCTGCGCGTGGCATCAATGACCAGGACATCGTTCAGGTCAAGTCGCGCCGTGGCTCCGTGTACACGCGTGCCATCATCGACGACCGCATCAACAAGGGTGCCGTCTACATGACCTACCAGTGGTGGATCGGCAAGTGCAACGTCCTCACCATGCACCAGGTCGACCCCCTGTCCGGCACGCCCGAAGACAAGCACTCCGCTTGCCAGGTCATCGCCCTTCCCGATCAGGTTGCCGCAGAGCGCAAGGTTACCGCTCTGTACAACGAGATGAAGGACTTCCTGGCTGGCGAAGCCGCTGCTCAGGATGAGGAAGTTAAAGAAGCACAAACCATCCTTGCATAA
- a CDS encoding 4Fe-4S dicluster domain-containing protein, whose translation MVDGNKFIVGDAGLCIGCRTCMAACFDKHDIVGDVAIPRLNVVSTLKVSTPIACRHCQDAPCARACPVNALYHEDDGRVAMREDRCIGCRSCMMACPYGAIQIVGRPENVYTGCADELFIGEAGNPYIVKCDLCHDREDGPACVGACLTGALHVQDNVSFDTSRKTKWAEAAEAAGALSSVPLNPVLA comes from the coding sequence ATGGTGGACGGAAACAAGTTCATCGTCGGCGATGCTGGACTCTGCATTGGATGCAGGACCTGCATGGCCGCGTGCTTTGACAAGCACGACATTGTTGGTGACGTGGCTATCCCGCGCCTCAACGTAGTTTCTACCCTGAAGGTATCTACCCCTATCGCATGTCGTCATTGCCAGGACGCCCCCTGCGCCCGTGCATGCCCCGTCAATGCGCTCTATCACGAAGACGATGGCCGCGTAGCCATGCGTGAAGACCGCTGCATTGGCTGCCGTAGCTGCATGATGGCATGCCCCTATGGCGCTATTCAGATTGTCGGCCGTCCCGAAAACGTATACACCGGTTGCGCGGACGAGCTCTTCATTGGCGAAGCCGGCAACCCGTACATCGTCAAATGCGATCTCTGCCACGATCGCGAAGACGGACCCGCATGCGTCGGAGCCTGCCTGACTGGCGCACTGCATGTCCAGGACAACGTCTCCTTCGATACGTCTCGCAAGACCAAATGGGCTGAAGCCGCCGAGGCGGCTGGCGCGCTTTCGAGCGTTCCCCTGAATCCGGTCCTTGCCTAG
- a CDS encoding 4Fe-4S dicluster domain-containing protein: MGSKFVVSDPRKCVGCKACMTACLVKHFQPGDVPISRLNVVHADVDTTAPVVCRHCEDAPCAAACPTGALYRDGNRVAVDIALCIGCRGCVMACPFGAVDVAEIFRPYTVNDVELSARTTPVVVKCDRCVDRPDGPACISACTSGALSLVDQRDIDANVRDKRLNAAEASQTFAARF; encoded by the coding sequence ATGGGAAGCAAGTTTGTTGTGTCAGATCCGCGTAAGTGCGTGGGATGCAAGGCATGCATGACCGCATGCCTGGTTAAGCATTTCCAGCCGGGCGATGTGCCCATTTCGCGCCTCAATGTCGTGCATGCCGACGTAGATACTACTGCGCCGGTCGTTTGCCGTCATTGCGAGGACGCCCCCTGCGCGGCGGCGTGCCCCACGGGCGCCCTCTATCGCGACGGCAACCGCGTCGCCGTCGACATCGCTCTATGCATCGGATGCCGCGGCTGCGTAATGGCATGCCCGTTCGGTGCGGTAGACGTCGCGGAGATCTTCCGCCCCTACACAGTTAATGATGTCGAGCTTTCTGCTCGCACCACCCCCGTTGTCGTGAAATGCGACCGTTGCGTCGATAGGCCCGATGGCCCGGCATGCATTTCGGCATGCACCTCGGGCGCGCTCTCGCTGGTTGATCAGCGAGACATCGACGCCAATGTCAGGGACAAACGTCTGAACGCTGCCGAGGCGTCTCAGACTTTTGCCGCAAGGTTTTAG